Proteins from a genomic interval of Salvelinus sp. IW2-2015 linkage group LG14, ASM291031v2, whole genome shotgun sequence:
- the idi1 gene encoding isopentenyl-diphosphate Delta-isomerase 1 isoform X1, with product MVRGLWAVLRVVSSEGRALLKPNIPVSGGLGITRNPIFHSRSVSLRNISSSEVRKLRGSAVGMPEINTDNLDEKQVQLLAEMCILIDENDQKTGADSKKNCHLNSNIDKGLLHRAFSVFLFNSEDKLLLQQRSDAKITFPGCYTNTCCSHPLHTSTELEELEAIGVRRAASRRLEAELGIPMDQVPPEEMTYLTRIHYKAQSDGVWGEHEIDYILFMQKDIEVNPDPNEIKTHCYVTKEELKEMLKKAKNNELLITPWFSLIAETFLFQWWDNLQNLKQFMDHDKIHRM from the exons ATGGTGCGCGGCTTGTGGGCGGTGCTTCGGGTGGTGTCCAGTGAGGGACGTGCTTTGTTAAAGCCAAATATACCTGTTTCTGGAGGACTAGGCATTACAAGAAATCCTATATTTCACTCCAGGTCTGTCTCTTTGAGGAATATATCAAG CAGTGAGGTGAGAAAGCTGCGAGGGTCTGCTGTCGGGATGCCTGAAATAAATACAGATAACCTGGACGAGAAGCAGGTCCAGCTGCTGGCAGAGATGTGTATCCTTATTGACGAGAACGACCAGAAGACTGGAGCAGACAGCAAAAAGAACTGCCACCTCAACTCTAATATTGACAAAG GCTTATTGCATCGTGCATTCAGCGTCTTCCTGTTCAACAGTGAAGACAAGCTGCTCTTACAACAGAGATCTGATGCTAAGATCACTTTTCCAG GGTGTTATACCAACACGTGCTGCAGTCACCCCTTACACACATCCACTGAGCTGGAGGAGCTAGAGGCCATCGGGGTGAGGAGAGCTGCATCAAGACGACTTGAAGCCGAGCTGGGAATTCCCATGGATCAG GTTCCACCAGAGGAGATGACCTATTTGACCCGTATCCACTACAAGGCCCAGTCAGACGGTGTGTGGGGGGAACATGAGATCGACTACATCCTCTTCATGCAGAAAGACATAGAGGTGAACCCAGACCCCAATGAGATCAAGACCCACTGTTATGTCACCAAAGAGGAGCTGAAAGAGATGCTGAAGAAGGCCAAGAACAACGAGTTACTGATCACGCCCTGGTTCAGCCTCATCGCAGAGACCTTCCTCTTCCAGTGGTGGGACAACCTGCAGAACCTCAAACAGTTCATGGATCATGACAAAATACACAGGATGTGA
- the idi1 gene encoding isopentenyl-diphosphate Delta-isomerase 1 isoform X2: MVRGLWAVLRVVSSEGRALLKPNIPVSGGLGITRNPIFHSRSVSLRNISSEVRKLRGSAVGMPEINTDNLDEKQVQLLAEMCILIDENDQKTGADSKKNCHLNSNIDKGLLHRAFSVFLFNSEDKLLLQQRSDAKITFPGCYTNTCCSHPLHTSTELEELEAIGVRRAASRRLEAELGIPMDQVPPEEMTYLTRIHYKAQSDGVWGEHEIDYILFMQKDIEVNPDPNEIKTHCYVTKEELKEMLKKAKNNELLITPWFSLIAETFLFQWWDNLQNLKQFMDHDKIHRM, encoded by the exons ATGGTGCGCGGCTTGTGGGCGGTGCTTCGGGTGGTGTCCAGTGAGGGACGTGCTTTGTTAAAGCCAAATATACCTGTTTCTGGAGGACTAGGCATTACAAGAAATCCTATATTTCACTCCAGGTCTGTCTCTTTGAGGAATATATCAAG TGAGGTGAGAAAGCTGCGAGGGTCTGCTGTCGGGATGCCTGAAATAAATACAGATAACCTGGACGAGAAGCAGGTCCAGCTGCTGGCAGAGATGTGTATCCTTATTGACGAGAACGACCAGAAGACTGGAGCAGACAGCAAAAAGAACTGCCACCTCAACTCTAATATTGACAAAG GCTTATTGCATCGTGCATTCAGCGTCTTCCTGTTCAACAGTGAAGACAAGCTGCTCTTACAACAGAGATCTGATGCTAAGATCACTTTTCCAG GGTGTTATACCAACACGTGCTGCAGTCACCCCTTACACACATCCACTGAGCTGGAGGAGCTAGAGGCCATCGGGGTGAGGAGAGCTGCATCAAGACGACTTGAAGCCGAGCTGGGAATTCCCATGGATCAG GTTCCACCAGAGGAGATGACCTATTTGACCCGTATCCACTACAAGGCCCAGTCAGACGGTGTGTGGGGGGAACATGAGATCGACTACATCCTCTTCATGCAGAAAGACATAGAGGTGAACCCAGACCCCAATGAGATCAAGACCCACTGTTATGTCACCAAAGAGGAGCTGAAAGAGATGCTGAAGAAGGCCAAGAACAACGAGTTACTGATCACGCCCTGGTTCAGCCTCATCGCAGAGACCTTCCTCTTCCAGTGGTGGGACAACCTGCAGAACCTCAAACAGTTCATGGATCATGACAAAATACACAGGATGTGA